In Streptacidiphilus sp. P02-A3a, the DNA window GGTTGGTGGCCCGGTACAGCCGTACCTGCGCCCGCACCAGCGCCGCCAGCACCACCAGGCCCAGGCCGAGCGCGGCCCAGGGCAGCGAGCGGGCGTTGCCGTAGTCGGTGCGCAGCCGCCCGGTCTCCACCTGGTAGAGCGTCTGCGCCTCGGCCAGCATGGTGTTCTGCATCTGCCCCGAGGCGTAGCGCAGGTAGGCCCCGCCGAGCGGGTAGCCGACCCGGTCGTCCGCCCCGGCCACGCCCACCAGGTCGGCGTAGGTCGGCAGTTGCGCGCTGAGCTGCTGTATCTCGTGCTGCCCGGGGTCGGTCGGGGTGGCGTTCGCGGCGGCCTGGGCGAGCAGCGTCGAGGCGCTCTGGATGTCGCCGTTGTACTCGTCGCGCACCGCGGCCGTCTCGTTGCCCGCCTGGAGGAAGCCGGTCGCGGCGGTGGTGTCGGCGTCGGCGAGGGTCCGGAAGATCTGCGCCGCGTCGTCACTCAGCGGCTGGCTGTGCTCGACCACACCGGCCGCGGCGTCGGACCGCTGCGTGACCTGGACGTAGCAGAGCACCCCGAACAGCAGCGCGAGCAGCGCCAGTACCGAACCGAGCGACCACAGCCGCCGGATCGGGGCGTTCCCCGCGTTCCGCAGTCGCGCTCCGATGCGCCCCGGCGCGCGGTCCGGCATCCGCGCGGGCGCGCGGGCGGCCGCCGGGCGTCGCCCGCGCGGCACCCCCGGCACCGGAGCGGCACCGCGCCGCGGCGCGACCGCCCCGCCCGGTGCGGCCCCCGGCGCCGGGCCGAAGCCCGCACCGCCGCTGTTCCCCGGTCTCGCCATCGCGCCCGCCCCTTTCCCCCGCCCGGCCCGACTCCTTCGGCAGCAGTATGGCCGTCCCCTCCGACATCCACACCGGAGTTGCGTCGATCTTGAGGTTTCGTCCAGCGCGGCGCGGTGACGTGAGGTCGCCGGGGCGGGTCACCAGGTGGGGCGGACCGGGCCTCGGGGGGACAGCCGGGCCAGGTCGGCGACCAGGGGGTGGAAGCGGGCGGCGCCCAGGGTGTCGATCCAGGGGGCGATGGTGTCGGCGGCCGCCGCGTCGGCGGCGCGGGTGCAGGCCCAGCCGCGCTCGGTGAGCACGACCAGGCGGGCGCGGGCGTCGTCGGGGTGCGGGTGGCGCTCCACGTAGCCCTTGCGGACCAGTTCCTCGACCAGCTGGCTGGCCGCCTGCTTGGTGACCCCCAGGTGCTCGGCCAGCTCGCCGACGGTCGCGCCGTCCGGCGCCAGCCGGGCGAAGGCGAAGCCGTGGGCCGGGCGGATGTCGGCGAAGCCCCGGGCCTCGACCCCGGCCTGGATCCCGGCGACGAGTTCACCGGACAGGGCGAGCAGCAGGGCCGGCAGGGCGCGGGCGTCGGCGGTGGAGTCGGCGGTGGAGTCCATGCGGCCAGTGTCGCACGGAAGGGCAAGCGGCTTGACTATCGGATGGACAAGCTGCTTGACTGTTTTCAGGAAGTCAAGCAGCTTGTCCATTCGGGAGGCCCCCATGCCGTTCATCCGCAGCGCCGACGCCGTGACCCACGAGATCCACGGCGTCCGCTTCGTCTCGTACGCCGCACCCGCCACCGGCAGCAGCGAACTGTGCGCCTGGCGCGGCGAGGTCCCCGCCGGTACCGCCGGGGTGCCGCACACGGTGAGCCGCGAGGAGGTGCTCTACCTGCTCTCCGGCGCGCTCCGGTTCACCGTGGACGGCGAGGCCGCGGACCTGGCCGCCGGGGACGCCGTGGTCGTCCCGTCCGGCGCCGAACTGCGGCTGGACAATGTCAGCGGCGAGCCCGCCGCGATCTGGACCGCCACCGCCGTCGGCCTGACCGCGACCATGGCCGACGGCAGCGTGATCGCCCCGCCGTGGGCCAACTGAACCGCGCCGGAAAGCCGTCGGACAGCCGCCGGAAGACGGCCGCGGAGACGGCCGCCGGAAACAGGACGGCCCGACCGGACGCCGGGTCCGGTCGGGCCGTACGGAACGGGCTGCCCCCTCAAGCAGTCCGCGGCCGCCGCCCGCGCGGGTACGAAGCGCGCAGGCGTTCCTGTGCGCCGGGCACACTGCCGTGCCCGGTCGCCGCCAGATGGTCCAGTCCCAGCAGTGCCGCGCCGACCACCGGCGGGGTGTCGACCACCCGCGGCACCGCCAGCGGGGCCTGGGCCGCGAGCAGCGCGGCGACCCGGTCCAGCAGCAGCGGCTGCCGGGCGGCCAGGACACCGCCGCCGAGCACCACGTCCGCCGGGGTGTCCAGCAGGTCGAGCCGGCGCAGCGCGACCACCGCCATCCGGACGATCTCGTCGGCCTGGCGCTCGATCAGCGTCAGGGCGACCGGGTCGCCGGCCGCGGCGGTCGCGAACAGCACCGGCACCAGCTCGTGCAGGCGCTCCCGGGCGAGCGACCCGAAGTGGACGGCCAGGGCGACCGCGTCCGCCGAGGGCAGCCCGAAGTGCTCGGCCGTGGCGGAGGCGAGCGCGGTGTGCGGACCGCGCCCGTCCTCCGCCCGGCTGGCGACGAACATGACCTCGGTGGACAGTCCGCCGCCGCCACCCCAGTCCCCGGTGAGCGCACCGAGGGCCGGGAAGCGTGCGGTGCGTCCGTCCGGCAGCAGACCGACGCAGTTGATCCCGGCGCCGCAGACCACCGCGACGCCGCGCGGCGCCGCGGTGCCCGCGCGCAGCAGGGCGAAGGTGTCGTTGGTGACCGCCACCGTCCGGCCCCAGCCGTGACCGGTGATCGCCGCTTGCAGCAGCCGCTCCTCCACCGGCAGGTCCGCACCCGCCAGGCAGGCCGACACGTGGCTGACCAGCGGCCCGGACCCGGCCGCGAGATCGATCCCGGCCTCGGCCGCGGCGGCGGCGACCAGCGGGACCAGGCCCGCCACCGCCGCCTCCGTGCCGACCAGGTACGGGACGAACCCGCCGCCGCGCGCGGCGCCGAGGACCTCGCCGTCGACGGACAGCAGTGCCACGTCCGTCTTGCTGTTGCCGCCGTCGACGGCGAGCACCCCGGCCACCCGCTCCCGGGCGGGCGCGGCGCCGCCGGTCCGGTCGACGGCCACCGGCACGGCCTGTGTTCCGGTCACGCCCATGCCAGGTGCTCGCGGTTGTGGTCGATCAGACGGTCCGTCAGCTGCTCCGCGAGGTCGATCTGGCCGACCAGCGGGTGCGCCAGCAGCGCCTGGAACACCCGGCTCCGGCCGCCCAGCAGGGCCGCGTCCAGGGCCAGTTGCTCGTAGCCGGTGACGTGCGCGATCAGCCCGGCGTACAGCGGCTCCACGGTGGGGACCGGCAGCGGCGTCGCGCCGTCGGCGCCGATCCTCGCCGGGACCTCGATCACCGCGTCGTCCGGCAGGAACGGCAGCGTGCCGTCGTTGCGGACGTTGACCACCTGGACGTCCCCGGCGGCCGACCCGGTGCCGAGCAGCGAGGCCACCAGGTTCACCGCCGCCTCCGAGTAGTAGGCGCCGCCGCGCTTGGAGAGCAGCTCGGGCTTCTCGTCCAGGTTCGGGTCGCCGTACATCTCCAGCAGCTGCTTCTCGATGGCCGCCACCGCGGACGCCCGCGAGCCCTTGGAGCGCAGCTCCTCCACCACCCGGTCGTGCTGGTAGAAGTAGCGCAGGTAGTACGAGGGGACCGTGCCCAGCTCGCGGACCAGCGACAGCGGCAGCACCAGGTCTTCGGCGATGGACGGGCCGAAGTTCTCCAGCAGCTCCGGCAGCACGTCCCGGCCGGTGGCCGAGCCGGGGGCGTCCAGCAGGTGGACGCCGCGCTCCCAGGTCAGGTGGTTCAGGCCGACGTGGTCCAGCCGGATCCGCTCCGGGACGACCCCGAGCAGCCCGGCGAACTTCCGCTGGAAGCCGATCGCCACGTTGCACAGGCCGACGGCCTTGTGCCCGGCGGTCTGCAGGGCCCGGGTGACGATGCCGACCGGGTTGGTGAAGTCCACGATCCAGGCGTCCGGGTTGGCCCGGCGCACCCGCTCGGCGATGTCCAGCACCACCGGTACCGTGCGCAGCGCCTTGGCCAGACCGCCCGCGCCGGTGGTCTCCTGGCCGACGCAGCCGCACTCCAGCGGCCAGGTCTCGTCCTGGTTGCGGGCCGCCTGCCCGCCGACGCGCAGTTGCAGCAGCACCGCGTCGGCGCCGTCGACGGCCGCCTCCAGGTCGGTGGTGGTGGTGATGGTGCCCGGGTGGCCCTGCTTGGCGAAGATCCGCCGGGCCAGGCCGCCGACCAGGGCCAGCCGGTCGTCGGCGGGGTCGACCAGGACGAGTTCGCTGATCGGCAGGGTGTCACGGAGGCGGGCGAACCCGTCGATCAGCTCGGGCGTGTAGGTGGAGCCGCCGCCGACCACGACGAGCTTCAGCGCCCGGGCGGGGGCGGTGCTGGTCGTGGTGCTGGCGGCTGCGGTGGTGGTGGTGCGGCTCATCGGCCTTGACCCCTGTCAGTTGTCGCGCCTTCCGGGAGGTCAGGGAAGGCTGTTCGTGCGGAGTACCGGGATGCGTGATGGGTTTCGGCGTGGACGCCGGTTGCGGGCGGGGCGCGGCGCTGCGCCCCGGTGGACGGCTGGGTGGCGGACGCGACCGGCGAGTGGCCGACGGCGTGGTCCGCGTCGGCGAGCGCGGCGCCGAGTTCGGGGGAGTCGAGCGGATGCCGGGAGCGGCTGGCTAGTACGTCGTGAAGACGCTCTCCCGGGCCGTCGCCAGCGCGGTCTGCAGGGCCCCGGCGACCACCGGCGACCCTTGCACCGTGCTCAGCGCGAGCCGCGGCCTGGGCACCGCCAGACCCGTCAACTCGTCCTGCACCAGCGCCCGCAGCTCCTCGCCACCGGCCAGCGGGATGTCCCCGCTGAGCAGCACCAGTTCCGGGTCGACCACCGCGACGATCGCGGCCAGGCCGGTGGCCAGCCGCCGCGCCAGCAGGGTCAGCAGCGTCGCGTCGCCGTTCCCGGCCGCCGCCACGGCGGCGGTCACTGCCTCCGGCGCGGTCCTGACGCTGATCCCGTGCTCCCGGGCGAGCGCCAGCACCGCGGGCGCGCCCAACAACTGCTGGAACCCGCCGGCGTTCTCCATCCGGACGTTGCGCACCAGCGGCGCGCCGGGCAGCGGCATGTAGCCGACCTCGCCGGCGCCGCCGGTGTGGCCCCGGTGCAGCCGTCCGGACAGCACCACGGCCGCGCCCACGCCGTCCTCGACCCAGAGCAGGACGAAGTCCTGGACGCCCTTGGCCGCGCCCAGCCGCTGCTCGGCGATGGCCGCCAGGTTGACGTCGTTCTCGACGGCGACCGGCACGCCCAGGCTGTCGGTCAGCTCCTCCAGCAGTCGGCGGGAGTGCCAACCGGGCAGGTGCGGCGCGTAGCGGAGCTTGCCGGTGCCCGGGTCCAGCGCGCCGGGCGTGCCGATGACCACCTGCCGCAGCAGGTTCCGGGCCAGCCCGGCGGAGGCCACGGTGGCGTCCACCGCGTCGCGCACCCGGTCCACCGCGCCGGTCGCCTGGCGGCCGGGGGTGGCCACCCGGTGCTCGGCGACGACGGTCCCGGTGATGTCCGCGACGGCGACCCGGATCCGCGAGGCGTTGACGTCGAGACCGGCGACGAAGGCGGCCTCCGGGTTGATCTCGTACAGTTGCGCGCCCGGGCCCGGACGTCCGGCGGTGGTGCCGACCGGGACCACCAGACCGGCGTTCTCCAGCCGGGACAGCAGCTGCGAGGCGGTCGGCTTGGACAGGCCGGTGAGCGCGCCGAGCTGGCTGCGCGAGAGCGGGCCCCGGTCCAGCAGCAGCTCCAGGGCGGCCCGGTCGTTTATCGCACGCAGCAGGCTGGGAGTGCCTGGCTGCGCCGTACCGCCGGGGCCGCTGCTCATCTGCCTCGCTCCTCACTGCGTGTCGCGGCCCGATGGGGCACCGTTCCGATGGCCACTGTTAGGAAACCTTCCTAACTTCTGGAAAGGAACGTACGTCCCGGGCGGTGCACTGTCAATGGAACGGACGGACAGGATCGTGCGAACGGCTGGATTCAACCGCCGTCCGCTGGGCGCGAGGCCGGGGGAACGCCCGGGCCGTGGGCGCTGACGGCGGGCGGCCGGGGCCGCCGCCACGGCTACTTCTTCGCCAGCTCGGGGTCCTGCGGCACCGGTATCGCGGCCGTCGCCCGCGACTGCGCCGACAGCGGATCGGCAAGCACCGAGGGCGCGTTGATGTCGGCGGCGTCCGCCGACCCGGCACGCGGCGAGGGCAGCGCCACCGCCCCCACCTGGATCCCGGCCGCGTCCAGCGCCAGCTTCACCCGCAGCCGCAACTCCCGGGCGACTGACAGGGACTTCCCAGGCATCGTCTTCGCGGAGACCTGCACCACCACCGACTCCGCCGACAGCGTGTCCACGCCCAGCACCTGCACCGGCTCCCACAGCTGCTCGCTCCAGGGCTCCTCCTTGGACATGGACTCCGCCGCGTCCAGGATCAGCCGCTCCACCAGTTGCAGATCCTCGTGGTAGCCCACCGGCACCTCGACCGAGGCGGTCGCCCAGCCCTGGCTCAGGTTGGCGATCCGCTTCACCTCGCCGTTGCGGATGTACCAGATCTCCCCGCCGGGACCGCGCAACTTGGTCACCCGCAGACCCACCTCCAGCACGGTGCCGACGGCCACGCCGGTGTCGATCTGGTCGCCGACGCCGTACTGGTCCTCCAGGATCATGAACACGCCGGAGAGGAAGTCGGTGACCAGGTTGCGCGCGCCGAAGCCGATGGCCACCCCGGCCACCCCGGCGCTGGCCAGCAGCGGCGCCAGGTTGATGCCGATGACCGACAGCGCGGTCAGCGAGGCGATGCTCATGATCGTGAACGAGGCCACGCTGCGCAGCACCGAGCCCATGGCCGCCGAGCGCTGCTTGCGCCGCTCGGAGTTCTCCAGCAGGTTGCTGATCAGCGGACCCGGGTGGTCCCGCCGCCCGCCGTGGGCCATCCGGTTGACCATCCGGTTGATCAGCTGCCGCACGGTGGCCCGGATCACCACCGCGACCACGGTGATGAAGACGATCTGGATCCCGCCGGTGACCCAGCCCTGCCAGTGGGCATCGAGGTAGCTGACGGCCTGACCTGCGGTCTGGGTCGCGTTCGTCAGGCTCGGACTCGGGTTGGGGTTCTGCGTTGCCATCAGCGCATCGTACCGAGGCCGGACGGATCGAACGGATCGCACGAGTGGCGTACGGACGTCCGCCGGACGGCCCGCCACCGGCGGCGGACGTGCAATCCGGTGCGTTCCTGGGCATGAACGGTGTGGGGCAGCACACACCGTTGCCCCGGTTCTCCCGGATTGGTGGCGCGGCGGGGAAAGCTGAGGCGACACTGGTATGGAGATCGTCAGGGGCGACCGCGAACCGAGCGGGCGCCCCCGGCGGAGACAACCGAAGAATCATGCGTGACCGGTACGCCGTCCACCCGGACGGAGTGCTCGTCCCGGCGCGAGCCACGCGCCGTCGGCGGAAAGGGAGGCCATCGTGCCGCATGTCCTGGTCCTCAACGCGTCGTACGAGCCACTCGGCGTCGTCTCGATGCGCCGCGCCCTCGTTCTGGTCCTCGACAAGAAGGCAGTCAGCCTTGAGGACTCCGGGGTACTCATGCATAGCGCCACCAGCGCCGTCTCGGCGCCGTCCGTCGTCCGACTGACCCGCTTCGTGCGGGTTCCCTTTCGTGGTCCCGTTCCGCTGACCCGGCGCGCGCTGTTCGCACGCGACGGGGGCCGGTGCGTGTACTGCGGTGGCGTCGCAACCAGCGTCGACCACGTGGTGCCGCGCAGCAGGGGCGGCCAGCACCGATGGGACAACGTGGTGGCGGCCTGCCGCCGCTGCAACCATGTCAAGGCCGACCGCCATCTGGCCGACCTCGGCTGGCGGATGAAGCGACCGCCCGCCCCGCCGTCCGGCCTCGCCTGGCGGATCATCGGGACCGGGCACCGCGACCCCCGCTGGCGTCCCTACCTGGAGCCCTACGGCTCCCGCGAGGAGATGTCCCACGTCGCCCCGGAGGTCCCGCCTCCGGTGTGGGAGGCTCCGGCCGAGCTCAGCGCGTGACGCGGCCGCGCCGCTGAGGCCGTCCGGCGCCTGAGCCCGGGCACCGCGCGCGGTCCTGTTCCCGACGCCCTCCGACCCGCCCCAGCGGGCCCGGGGGGCGCCGCGCTGCGCGGGACGGGTGGGCCCTGCCGTCGCGAGAGCGGTGCTCTTGTTTCTGGTCACTGCTCCGAGTTGCGGGCGGGCGGGGTGACCGAGGTGCTGGGGGTGGCCGTCGGGGAGGCCGGAGCCGAGGGCGGGGTGGCCGGAATGGTGCTGCCGGGCGGCTGCGGCACGCTCACCGGCGTCGGCGACGGGGCCGCCGCCGTACCGGAGGCGGCCGGGCTCGGCCCGCCCGCGCCGCCCGGCCCGGACGAGGGGCCCGCGCCCGCCGGGACCGCGTCCGCGTACAGCTCGATCCCGGTCAGCGAGTACCCGTTCGCGGTGGCCGGTTCCACGCCCTGCATCCGCACGTAGCCGACGTCCGGCGCGTCCAGGTACACCGTCTCGGTGCCGCCCTGCCCGTCCAGCACCGAGGCGGCCGTGGTCCAGTTCACCCCGTCGGTCGAGGTCTCGACCAGGTACTGCGCCGCGTACGCCGCGTCCCAGTGCAGCACCACCTTGCCCAGCGTCGCGGGCTGCTGGAGCTGGAGCTCCACCCAGGAGTTGTCGATCGCGGGCGAGGCCCAGCGGGTCGCCGGGTCGTCGTCGTTGACGTTCGCGGACATGAAGTCGGCGCTCAGGTCGCCGGAGGCGGAGGGGGTGGCGGTCAGCGCCAGGTCGGGACCGGCGGTGCGCGGACGCACCCGCACCCGCACCACCTGGCTGACCGTCCGCCCGTCCGCGACGAAGCTCACCGGCACGTCGTAGTCGCCCGGCACGGTGTCCGCCCCGGCGCTGAAGTCCAGCGCCGCCGCCACCTGCGCGCCGCGCGCCAGCGTCACCGGTCCGGCCCCGCGCACCGCCAGGCCCTTGGCCGCGGCCGGGAGCCGCGCCCGCAGCGTACCGGTCAGGCTGCCCGTCCCCAGCGCCCGCACCTCGGCCGGGAGCACCGCCGTCCCGCCCGCCTCCAGGTCCACGCTCTGCTGCGGCAGCTGTAGCGCCGCCGCCGGGGTGTCCGCGTACCAGGGCACCACCTGGTAGACCACCGGGGCGGCGTCCCCGCCCGCCCAGACCAGCCGGATCTGGTCGGCCGCGACCCGGGGGTCGGCCGCCAGCTGGGTGTAACCCGCCGTCAGCGCGCCGATCCGGACCCAGCCCCGGCCCGCCTCGTGCACCTCCACCCAGCCGGCCGCGCGCACCGACGCGTCGGTGAGCACCACCACCTGGTCCAGCGGCTGGGACCGGCCCAGGGTCACCGTCAGCGCCTCGCCCGCCGTGGGCGCGTCGGCCGCGCGGTAGGCGGTCTGCAGCGAGCCGTCGACCACGTTCGACACCGGGTAGCCGGGCCGCGCCGGGGGACCGGCGGCGGTCGCCGTCGTCGTCCCGCCCGTCGGCTGCGGCGCGGTGACGGTGAACTCCCGCACGGCCACCGCGGTCTCCTGGGTGGCGGTCGCCCGCAGCCGCAGGTAGCGGGCCCGGGTACCGGCCGGCAGGGTCGCGTCCACGGTCTGCTGGCCGTGGTAGCTGCCGACGGTGTGCCAGCTCCCGTCGCCGGTGGAGTACTCCAGTACCGCGTCCTGCAGGTAGTCCCCGGCGGCGTCGCTGCCCTCGGTCCCGCCCATGGTCACCCGGACCTCGCCGACCGGCTGGACGCTGCCGAGGTCCACCCCGACCGAGTCGCCGACCTGCGGCGGGTCGGCGCTCCAGTAGTAGCTGTCCGGGTCGCCGTCGACCATCAGCGAGGGGTCGTCGTCCAGCGCGGTGCCCATGGTGGTGGTCGCCGTGACGGACTCGCCGCCCAGCCCCGCCCAGCTGTTCCAGGACACCAGCGCCCGCTGCAGGAAGGGGTCGAGCACCCCCGCGCCCACGGTCACCGTGGACGTGCCGAGCTGCTGCACCAGCTGCCGCAGCCGCTGCTGCGCCGCCCAGGCGGCGGCGCCCCGCCCGGCGCGCTGGGCGGTCAGCATGTCCACCGCGGTCTGCCCGGCCTGCCCGTACAGCGCCAGCCGCGCCAGCCAGGCGCCGTCCTCGGCGCCCAGCGCGCCGCCGTCGAGGCCGTCCAGCGCGGCCGGGGCCTGCGCCATGGTGCTGAACGCGGCCCGCAGCGCGGCGGCCGAGCCGTCACCGCCCTGGTGCGCCCAGAACGCCGCCAGCAGCGGCCGCAGGTACGCGGACTCCGGCTGCCCCAGCGGCGAGGAGGCGCTGTTCCCGGCCAGCGCGGCCAGCGCCGCCGCGGTCCGCTCCGCCGCCGCCCGGGACGCCGCCGGGACGCCCTCGCCGGTGGCCGAGGCCAGCCCGGCGACCGCCTGCTGCCAGGAGCTCTGCGGGACGTAGGCGGCCGGGTTCCAGCCGAAGTCCGCCGCCGTGGCCAGCGGGATCCGCGAGGCCAGCGGCTGCTCCATGGCGTTGACCAGCAGCGCCGCCGATCCGGCGGCGACCTGCGGATCCCGTCCGGTGTAGGGGCCGAGGTAGAGCCGGTCCGGCTCGGAGTCGTTGACCGGGTAGTTGTCCTGGGTCACCAGCGGATGCCCGAACGCCTGCTGGGCGCTGTCGACGTCGGCGGCGGTGATGATGGCCGGCTGCACGCCCACCCCGGTCCAGGCGACCTGCACCGCCGGGTCGAGGTCCTTCGCCAGCGCGGTCCGGTAGGGCGTGGCCCCGCTCTGGTAGTACTCGCTGGGCAGCACCGTCAGCGGGGCCGCGCCCGGATGCTCCGCCAGGAAGCGCTTCAGCACCACCGCCACCAGGTCGGACTGCGCCCGGGCGGCCGAGGCCGGGCCCTGGCCGTAGGTGTCCAGGTCCCCCTGGCAGTTCCAGTGGGTGTAGCTGACGTCGGTGAACTGCAACTGGAAGGCCCGCACCCCGAGTCCCCACAGCTGGTCCAGCTTGGCGATCAGCGCGTCCTGGTCCTGCTTCGAGGTGTAGCAGACGGTCTGGCCGAGCGAGAGCCCGTAGCCGAAGGTGACGTGGTCCAGCGCGGCCCGCTGCGCCATCGACCGCAGCGCCGCCTGCTGCGCGGCCGGGTAGGGCTCACGCCACTGGGTGCCGCGGTACGGGTCCTGGCCGGGCGCGTAGAGGAAGAAGTCCTGCTTGTCGCGGCCGAGGAAGTCCAGCTCGGACAGGGTCTGCTGGGTGGTCCACGGGGTCCCGTAGAACCCCTCCTCGGCGCCGCGCACCGGCGTCGACGGCCAGTCGCTGACCCGGACGCCGGGGACCGCCGCCACTCCGTCCGGGGTCGAGGCCACCAGCTCCCGCAGCGACTGCGCGGCGTTGTAGGTGCCGTCGGCGTCGACCCCGGCCAGCACGATCGCCGCCGCCCGGCCGCCGGGCACCGCCAGCAGCCCGGACGCCAGCACGTAGCCGCCCGCGGGCAGCCCGGCCGGGCTGAGCGCGGGCGCGCTGCCCCCGGCGGCGGCCAGGCCGCGCAGCGCCCGGTCGCTGCCGCCGCCCGCGTGCTCGGCGATCCCGCCGACGTAGACGGTGAGCGTGCCGGGCGCGGGCGTGGCACTGCCGTCGCCCGCCACCAGCCGCCGCACCCCGGCGTCCAGCAGCAGCGACCTGACCGAGGCCACCGCCCCGGCGTCGGCGTCGGCGGCGAGCACCAGGGTCACCGTGGACGGCACCGTGAACGACTGGCCGTAGCCGCTCTGCGACTGCGCCCGGGGATAGATCTGAGCCATGGTCACGCCACCGGTGGCGACGGCCGAGGCGGCGGCCTCCAACCCGGACGCCGAGCGTCCCCCGGCCGGGACCCCGGCCGCCGGACGGGTGGCGGCGGACGCGGGTGTGGTCCCGACCACCACCCCGCCCACCACGGCCGCGACCGTCAGCGCCGCGCTGGCCCGCAGCGCCGCGCCCCGGCGCCGACTCCGCGAGGCGGCCGACCGCACCCGGGCCAGCAGCGGCTCGGTGCCCTTGAACTCGGAGATCAGCCGGTCCGCCGTCTGCGGCGCGAGCCGCCGCGCGGTCCGGGCGGCGGTCCGACGCGCCGTCAGCGCGGGCGTGGAGTACAGCAGGCTCTGCAGCGCGGCACTGTGCTCCACCTGCCGCCGCAGCCCACTACCCACACTGGCGGGAAGGGAGGACCGGTGTTCCACGCGGCCTCCTCCGTCCGATTCCAACCGATTGCCCTGCGTTGCCCGCCCGTTGAACAAGCCGGCAGGCTACTGCTGCGGTGCCAGCCCACCAGAGAGGTATGTCCACTGTCAACGAGCGGGGGTGCTCCGGGCCTTATGTCCGCTTGCGTGACGGATCTCCCGTGGGGGTGCTCGGCGGCGTCGTTCGGCGGGCTGGTGCGGGCCCACGGTCCGGCCCGCCGCCGGGGCGGGCGACGATCACTCCGGACGATCACTCCAACGGCCGGTGTCGCACCCCCCTGTCGGCGGGTAGGAGCCAAGCCGGGCATGAGCACCGCCCGTCCGTGTCCTGCCCTGCCCGCCGTAGCGTCGAGGAGCCGTCCCGTGGCCACAGCCGCCCGTCCGTCCGCCCCGTCGCAGCCAGGTTCCGACGCGAGGGCGGAGCTGGCCCGGGCGCACGGGGTCGACACCGTGCGGGACACGCCGGACGGGCCGGTGCCGGTGCCGCCGGACACGCTGGTCGCGGTACTGGCGGCGCTCGGCGCCGACGCCTCCACCGAGCAGGCGGCGCGCGCGGCGCTGGAACGGCACCGGCAGGCGGAGGCCGCCCGGCTGCTGCCGCACTGCCTGGTCACCCGCAGCGGGCGGGGGGTCGACCTGGCCGCCGACCACGGTGTGCCGGCCGCCGCCGAGGTCTGGGTGGAGCTGGAGGGGGTTCCCTCCGGCGGTCCGGTGCGCGGCGTCCACGGCGGCCGACTGCCGGGGGACCTGCCGGTCGGCCGGCACACCCTGTGCGCCCGGACCCGCGACCGCGCCTCGGCCGCGCCGCTGATCGTCGCCCCGAGCCGGGTGCCGTACCCGGAGCGGCGCGGC includes these proteins:
- a CDS encoding beta-N-acetylglucosaminidase domain-containing protein — translated: MEHRSSLPASVGSGLRRQVEHSAALQSLLYSTPALTARRTAARTARRLAPQTADRLISEFKGTEPLLARVRSAASRSRRRGAALRASAALTVAAVVGGVVVGTTPASAATRPAAGVPAGGRSASGLEAAASAVATGGVTMAQIYPRAQSQSGYGQSFTVPSTVTLVLAADADAGAVASVRSLLLDAGVRRLVAGDGSATPAPGTLTVYVGGIAEHAGGGSDRALRGLAAAGGSAPALSPAGLPAGGYVLASGLLAVPGGRAAAIVLAGVDADGTYNAAQSLRELVASTPDGVAAVPGVRVSDWPSTPVRGAEEGFYGTPWTTQQTLSELDFLGRDKQDFFLYAPGQDPYRGTQWREPYPAAQQAALRSMAQRAALDHVTFGYGLSLGQTVCYTSKQDQDALIAKLDQLWGLGVRAFQLQFTDVSYTHWNCQGDLDTYGQGPASAARAQSDLVAVVLKRFLAEHPGAAPLTVLPSEYYQSGATPYRTALAKDLDPAVQVAWTGVGVQPAIITAADVDSAQQAFGHPLVTQDNYPVNDSEPDRLYLGPYTGRDPQVAAGSAALLVNAMEQPLASRIPLATAADFGWNPAAYVPQSSWQQAVAGLASATGEGVPAASRAAAERTAAALAALAGNSASSPLGQPESAYLRPLLAAFWAHQGGDGSAAALRAAFSTMAQAPAALDGLDGGALGAEDGAWLARLALYGQAGQTAVDMLTAQRAGRGAAAWAAQQRLRQLVQQLGTSTVTVGAGVLDPFLQRALVSWNSWAGLGGESVTATTTMGTALDDDPSLMVDGDPDSYYWSADPPQVGDSVGVDLGSVQPVGEVRVTMGGTEGSDAAGDYLQDAVLEYSTGDGSWHTVGSYHGQQTVDATLPAGTRARYLRLRATATQETAVAVREFTVTAPQPTGGTTTATAAGPPARPGYPVSNVVDGSLQTAYRAADAPTAGEALTVTLGRSQPLDQVVVLTDASVRAAGWVEVHEAGRGWVRIGALTAGYTQLAADPRVAADQIRLVWAGGDAAPVVYQVVPWYADTPAAALQLPQQSVDLEAGGTAVLPAEVRALGTGSLTGTLRARLPAAAKGLAVRGAGPVTLARGAQVAAALDFSAGADTVPGDYDVPVSFVADGRTVSQVVRVRVRPRTAGPDLALTATPSASGDLSADFMSANVNDDDPATRWASPAIDNSWVELQLQQPATLGKVVLHWDAAYAAQYLVETSTDGVNWTTAASVLDGQGGTETVYLDAPDVGYVRMQGVEPATANGYSLTGIELYADAVPAGAGPSSGPGGAGGPSPAASGTAAAPSPTPVSVPQPPGSTIPATPPSAPASPTATPSTSVTPPARNSEQ